The Calliopsis andreniformis isolate RMS-2024a chromosome 5, iyCalAndr_principal, whole genome shotgun sequence nucleotide sequence GTAACGAtttaacatacatatatatatatatatatatcatatatatgtaaTGAGAAATAAACGTATTTCGATATTATTCAAAACAACCTGCTTACACGCAGAATATACACATCTTTAACAACACGTTCTACCGTCAAAACGTCAACAAGTGTGGCTGATGGGATATATCAATATGGCACTAAAGTGATATTAGGTGGAGTGTATCGGTAtgtatgtgtgtgtatgtgtgtgtgtatggATGTCATATGCGGAAAGGTTGTTCTCCGTTTCGCTGTTTCATTTTCCCTTTTTTGCTCTTGGTATCAAATATGCGTATCGATTCTATCTGTTCCTGATTTTTTTTTCCCTTTCCCCCACTTTTCCTGCGCGGAATACTATACGCGAACAATATTGATAAATCATCTCTTCCCTTTTCCTCCCCCTTCTTATCGCCATTCGCTCTATACAAGGTAAAATGGAGTCTATGCGAGTGTGGAGTGAATGGGTGATGGAACATGAATTATACGATGTAGCCTAGCACACACAGCCAAGTAACGTGACACGCAAGCCACCCCGCGTGGCGACGTGTGTCAAATTCAATTATAGTTACACTGTTAACAATAGTCATAATTAGAATTGAGGCGAGTCAATGCAATTCCTACAGTTTTCCCTGATTACTACACTCTACATTCTCCACGTGCGAGAGTATATAATTGCTTTatcatattttttcattttcatgGTTTTTTTTTATCCTTATAATCTTTATCTCTCTGTTTTACCCCATTCTGTTAATATCTCGATTCTTGATTATTGGATTAAAATTGTCGAACCTGTAATGACGACTTTTATAAGAGACTTTTTTTTAAGACACTACCTACACATCTATATCCTATTAATCGTGTACAACTATTCGCCACGGCGCTTAGAGACGATCGCCGTGTAACCATTACTTAGAGAATGAGCGAATGAAATGTATCTCGAAACTGTACAAAACAAAGCGTCATATGAAATAAGATCCTTCTAAGTTTATGGGTGGTGACTGCCGGTTTAATTAGTCTAAACACTGTGTCCTCTCTTTTAAACAACTCGTAGGTAACATTGACTGGCCAACCAATACTGTTTCTTTTGCCACTTTGCATAGAGGTATATATGTATCCTTGTATCTTTAGCGAGTTCAACTGTAATACAACGCATAGACTCTTCGAAAGGAATCTGAGAAACGTGAAACGATTGAGAATAACTATGCACGATTGATCTTTGTCATTGAAGGTATTGTCTGATCATTTGAACGCGCGTTTGCGAAGTTTCCGAATGAATGAACACTTAGGATCCTCCGTTTGATATTTTACGATACTCATAAAACGCTAACACTGTACAGATGCGTAAATCACTAACGAGAAATACTTAGGTTAGACTGGCTGATCGCTATGGCTCGTAAAGATAAATTCTTTTTGTTTTCTTACCAAGAATGTAAGGAGTTTTAGCGTTCCGAGAGCAACGACATTGCAAAATGGATATTGCAAGATCATCCATGGCATCTTGATTATAATTGAATTCGTATCGATATCACTGTGCTCTAAATTTGCTTTTTGGATAGATTTTTTAACGCTAACACTGTCTGATTATGCGGATAGCACATCCATTCTTGGCTTCTCCTTGCTGGTGAACTTTCGTACGCCATCAAGTTTCTTTTCCTGCgcaaataaattctataattttacaCACTATCAATATTATCGTGGCATTTTTCACGTACTGGCAGCTGTTGAACATATCCCTTTCTCTCAACTCCATCACAGCTAGTCTTATACATAATCTGTTCTACTAAGGAATGTGTTTACTGAGAAAACCGTAACCTACTCTAATTATCTTGTGCTACCTACAAGTTGTTTGGCATAGAGATTTACTtgaaagatacaacattttgttTCTTTACCAATGTGCACATTATGATTAAAGATTTCTATACTAATTGAGTTGAATAAAGAGAATGGCTCCCATTTTGATTAGTGGAAATGAGATAAAAATCTTGATAATGATTTCTGTATGTGTCGATATTAGAAACATAGTTCTAACAGCTCAATGCCAAATATGTTAATTTATTAACTGAACAGGTGAACCCAATGAGATGTTTTTTAAGAATATTTCGATTGtaaaaaaagtaaaagaaaaataaaagtgaATTGTTTTGAAATAAAACCTTAGTTGTTTCACTTCACTGTAACAAGATTGATATAACTTATAAAAAGCATGAAACATATAGAAATTCTTATCCAAGTGAATGTAAGTTCGTAATCTACTTCATAATGTACAAATTTCAGTGCAATACTAGATTTAGGTACACTAGTACAAATATTCATGAACATTGCGAATGACAAAATTACGAGTTGATGTGTAAATGAAGAAGATATAAAATCTTTAGGTAAATCTAGACCTATGCAAATTATTTGGAACACACCTGCCCTACCAGCAGTCAAAGAGTGTGTGAGTTATAAAGTAGAAATAGAAAGAACATGACAATAAGAGAAAAGTTGAAAATAGCCAATGATAGATCTAATGTGATGATGCAAGTAATTAGCATTAAATTACTGTAAGTAATTAAAGTAGAGAAATATGCTGCCATTAGTGATAATAGCGCAGCGACTATTAAAATAAAtcgatttataaattaaattaatgcTATATGTGACATTTATAACATGTTCTATTAAAATTTTACAATAGGTCTATCTACAGCAACCTAATAATAGTTTGCATTTTCTATCGTTATCTGTGACTTTTTCAATGCATTTGGGCAACACAGTGAAGTTTAATTGATAATAGTTCACATAGAATTTATGAATAAACTTAAAATCATGTTTTCACGTTCGCGGACGCAAAAATATTTTGTCAACAATGTTTATAATATCATTCCATtccatgtgtatatatatatacacatatagtaaatatatatgtgtatatatacatatataaatatacacATATATGTCATTTATTTTCTTTAGATAATATGAATTCTCTTTTTATAATAATCTAATTCAAACttttcatgtatatatatatgcatctttatatatatatatatatttactcttctctctctctgttcaatatattattattactcatgttatgcgatatttataaatatacaagttatTATTTTAAAGAGCGGTGAGCCAGCGCCTCCAGCTATTAATTGTACTCATGTACATTTATATATTTCATCTGACGCTACAGCTAATGTTTTCAGTTATTTTAACTAAACCCATTATTGATTACCGCCTATCCTTTTATATCACCCCTTCCTAATACCTACCCCCCAAAAAACAATGATTTCAAACGTCTGTTAATAGATGGTGTACCTTTGTTATCTAGCAATGAAGTATATAAGCTGTATCTTATATCGACAATTATCAACATAAACAAGACTTCTAGCTAAAATCCATTTCTCTATCTAACAATTTGATTCAAAGTGCAACTGTTAAAGACGTGTTGAAGTTTTAGTTGGCTTAAATAGAATCCCATATAAAGCAGTATCATACAGAACCCAAGGATGTATGACATGACTGCTAATCATGGCAGACACTTTGTATAACGGTGTAAACGCGTGTAATAAAATAATCTCAATTTTTATGCTTTGTTTAAGGTACTTAATCATTGCACAGAAAAGAAATATttgctaaaaaaaaaaaaggaagaaaaaaagaaatatttcctTTCCTTATAATTAATTTATAGTATCTTCATACCAATGAAACTGTCGTAACGGCTTTTTGGAAGAAGTAATAAAAGCGAATATGTTAGTAGGAAGAAAGATATTCGACGATTAAACTATTGAAAACAcacgtatataaatataaacattttaaCGCGAGAATAAAAATTGTACTCGTGTAACGTAAAGGAATGACGAAAATGAGATTTGTATGTCATTGTTCTTGATTTCTTAGCAAGAATGAAACGGTATTATTTCGAATTGTATTCAACTGATATACCTTGGAACTAAAAATAATTAGACGCAAGTTTTAATATGTACGAAGTGTATCTACAATATTGTGTTGTAACAGTAATGAATCTATTATTCAGGAATCTCCTCTAAATGAATCGAATGATTCTTATCCTAGCATCCTAGTATAATGAATTCTTCATACCTAAGGCATATGTAAGAAAGAATGAGACTCGATGCTATTATATTTCCGTGTACATTAGTCTAAATACTATAAGGTATAGTTGGATGAAGTTTTCATTTTTTTGACAAATAAAGGCTTTGGGATTATGAATGAAACTTGGCAATAAGGTATTACGTTACTCATTCTGCTGGACCAGCCAGCattgtaaatatataaatatatgtttATACGTAGAATAGCTCTCcctttatatgtatatttatcttCCAGCCAAGTTATTTCTGCTTCATATATTTAAGATCTTTGGTTTTGCCAAGGTATTACTCTGTACCTAAGAAACTTGTTCAAACAGTACATTAAGCAAGAGTAAGGTCGCTTAAACGGCCTAATCATTTCATAGTTCAAGGAACAGTTCAATACAATAATCCACGGAATCTATTAGTAAAAACGAATGTAAACAGAATTACGGGATAAACATTAAACTACTAAAATTCATGAAATAGAAGTCATTCAATAGTGAGTTCTGTATGACCTTGTAACTAAGAGTGTATCTCATATCAATAGTTAGATTAtgctttatatatatatatatataaaaaaaacttgttttcatGAATCGAAACAATTGCCCATGTATAACATCCCCTTGCTTTTTTTCAAGAGCAATATCATGGCCGAATTGTGCCATTTCGTTTCTAACGTAACAATAGACTTCATCATGCCATCTTTCAATATGCTATACCATATACAACTAGATATATTATGTGACTCTGATGTGGTACGTGTGTGTTATTCGTGATAAAGCCCCGTAACGTGGTGTATCACAGAACAATTGTAGTAGTTATCATGTaacatataatatttatatatatatcataatcTTAAAAGATAGATAAATGTTGACGAGCCATGATGGATGCATGAAATAGTGATGCGAGAATGCAAGCGCTATAGTGATGTAGCGATAGATGACAACGGGTGGTAGGTGGTAGTGGTAGTGGTGATAAGTGGACGAGTGTTTAAGGGGAGAAGAGAGCTACCGCGGCATCATCTCGAGATGCGAAGAGGTGAATAACGGAGCTCAATAATGGGGATGAACAAAAGTGCTGTACTTGAAATCAATGGATCATACTGGCGAGGGCATTTTGACGTGCTCGTTTCGCCTCCTCTTCGCTGATCCTCTGCTCAATCAAATATTGAGCAGTACCGATCGCATTAGGATAACCCGTGATAGTCACTATGCGGTTCCTGGTACCAGGAGCGAACATGCCCTTCTTAGAGATTTGTATGTTGGCGCCACTTAGGTGCTGAATCTCAATGAGGGCACGACCACCAGGTCCCAGAATAGCTCCCACTATAACCTCTGCAATTTCTATGTCTACTTTCTTGGTCTCCTTGTTGTTGGCGTCTACCTGTGTAGGACTCTTACTTACAAGTGATAACTGGTTAGTGCCCAGGCCGAACGAATTGTTGTTTAGATGAATAGCACTGGCGGCTGTGTTGTTTTGTCTGAACGGATCAAACGGCTCGTATCTGTCAAGTGTATTGCGTGGTGTGGGAGAAGTGGATCCAAGAGCAGGAACTGTTCCAATTGGCCCAAACACGCCGCCATTATTGTTCGAACCATTCGCAGTTGTGGTGCTATCCATTGGATTCCCAAGGTAACTCATGCTGGAGGGCATTCCAATGCCCATGCCAAGGATGTTATACTTAGCAAGGGTAGCAATAGCAGATAAGATTTCGGTGGCAGCAGGTTCTGAGAACCCCGATGTCCGTAAATTTAACTTTATGTGTTCCAACAACTGCGTTGTTACTGGCGCTGTACCCGCTGTTATTGCAGCTCCTAAGTTCAAGTTCAAACTGAGACCAGCACCATTCAAAAGACTCACTGTAAACAGAAATTACCGAGATTTCGACAAATTTACATAATTGGTTAAATATTTCTTCAAATATTTCTCTAATTTCATTCATTAAACACTTTACCTGTGTTAATGCCAGCTGTAGAAGTATATGTGGGAGTGCTTGTGGGAGTTTGAGCATAAGGACTGCCTGTGGGATTGTAATTAGCTACAGGACCACTTACATCTGCATAACTAACATTAGTGCACGTGCCACTTTGTGGATCGTCTGCCACTTTCGCTAATATCATCATTAATGCATTACGGTTATTTTCTTTTTCGCCAATCACCGTTATGCATCTCTCTTGCAAAGACACGTCTTTTGCTTTCTGACTTATTTGCACATACGAGCCAGATTCTTCTTTAATTTGCTTAATATAATTTCCAGCTTTACCTATTATCATGCCTGCAGTGCTATTAGGCACCAAGATTTTTACCTGAAAAAGTAGGTCAGTCGTTTTAAACAACCAGAAAGCACTTTGCCCTTTCAAAAAGAACAAGGACAGTGCTTATTACACGTTACTAATGCATTAGAAATGTTAACTTAATAACTAGGTCATTGCTAACAAGAGCAAGTCATAGTATGACACAGGTCTTTACCAAGCTCCAACTGATCAGAAACAGAGGTAGATTAAATATTCACCTGCTTATCTCTTTCTGCTGTAGTTTTCCCAGATTCAAAGTCAACAGTAGTTTTCAACGTTAGATCTGGTTTCTCACGTATCT carries:
- the Pasilla gene encoding RNA-binding protein Nova-1-like protein passilla isoform X2, whose translation is MWRIGGDGTYHLKVLVPGVAAGAIIGKGGDTIAQLQKDTGARVKMSKSHDYYPGTTERVCLITGSLEAIMAVMDFIMDKIREKPDLTLKTTVDFESGKTTAERDKQVKILVPNSTAGMIIGKAGNYIKQIKEESGSYVQISQKAKDVSLQERCITVIGEKENNRNALMMILAKVADDPQSGTCTNVSYADVSGPVANYNPTGSPYAQTPTSTPTYTSTAGINTVSLLNGAGLSLNLNLGAAITAGTAPVTTQLLEHIKLNLRTSGFSEPAATEILSAIATLAKYNILGMGIGMPSSMSYLGNPMDSTTTANGSNNNGGVFGPIGTVPALGSTSPTPRNTLDRYEPFDPFRQNNTAASAIHLNNNSFGLGTNQLSLVSKSPTQVDANNKETKKVDIEIAEVIVGAILGPGGRALIEIQHLSGANIQISKKGMFAPGTRNRIVTITGYPNAIGTAQYLIEQRISEEEAKRARQNALASMIH
- the Pasilla gene encoding RNA-binding protein Nova-1-like protein passilla isoform X1 — protein: MAADSGMETCPSPEIADSRKRPLDCDTENGATKRSHYGSGGDGTYHLKVLVPGVAAGAIIGKGGDTIAQLQKDTGARVKMSKSHDYYPGTTERVCLITGSLEAIMAVMDFIMDKIREKPDLTLKTTVDFESGKTTAERDKQVKILVPNSTAGMIIGKAGNYIKQIKEESGSYVQISQKAKDVSLQERCITVIGEKENNRNALMMILAKVADDPQSGTCTNVSYADVSGPVANYNPTGSPYAQTPTSTPTYTSTAGINTVSLLNGAGLSLNLNLGAAITAGTAPVTTQLLEHIKLNLRTSGFSEPAATEILSAIATLAKYNILGMGIGMPSSMSYLGNPMDSTTTANGSNNNGGVFGPIGTVPALGSTSPTPRNTLDRYEPFDPFRQNNTAASAIHLNNNSFGLGTNQLSLVSKSPTQVDANNKETKKVDIEIAEVIVGAILGPGGRALIEIQHLSGANIQISKKGMFAPGTRNRIVTITGYPNAIGTAQYLIEQRISEEEAKRARQNALASMIH
- the Pasilla gene encoding RNA-binding protein Nova-1-like protein passilla isoform X3; this encodes MAADSGMETCPSPEIADSRKRPLDCDTENGATKRSHYGSGGDGTYHLKVLVPGVAAGAIIGKGGDTIAQLQKDTGARVKMSKSHDYYPGTTERVCLITGSLEAIMAVMDFIMDKIREKPDLTLKTTVDFESGKTTAERDKQVKILVPNSTAGMIIGKAGNYIKQIKEESGSYVQISQKAKDVSLQERCITVIGEKENNRNALMMILAKVADDPQSGTCTNVSYADVSGPVANYNPTGSPYAQTPTSTPTYTSTAGINTVSLLNGAGLSLNLNLGAAITAGTAPVTTQLLEHIKLNLRTSGFSEPAATEILSAIATLAKYNILGMGIGMPSSMSYLGNPMDSTTTANGSNNNGGVFGPIGTVPALGSTSPTPRNTLDRYEPFDPFRQNNTAASAIHLNNNSFGLGTNQLSLF